From the genome of Vitis riparia cultivar Riparia Gloire de Montpellier isolate 1030 chromosome 2, EGFV_Vit.rip_1.0, whole genome shotgun sequence, one region includes:
- the LOC117904968 gene encoding acid beta-fructofuranosidase: MADPNPARTFADPEDPIIAATVPDHYTPLLDVDPPAGENSRLPLKGFLVILSGLVLVGLLMALIGENGPSVSQDSQQNDLTLNAPAESTNISAQFLEPASRGPSAGVSEKSFRLHSGVRAPFPWSNTMLTWQRTGYHFQPEKNWMNDPNGPMFYGGWYHFFYQYNPDAAVWGNIVWGHAVSKDLIEWLHLPLAMVADQWYDTNGVWTGSATLLSDGQVIMLYTGATNESVQVQNLAYPADLSDPLLVDWVKYPGNPVLVPPPGIDDKDFRDPTTAWYWPDGKWRIAIGSKVNKTGISLVYNTEDFKKYELIEGVLHAVPGTGMWECVDLYPVSLKEDNGLDTSFNGPGVKHVLKASLDDDKNDYYAIGTYSLESGNWTPDNPNLDVGIGLRYDYGKFYASKTFYDQNKQRRILWGWIGETDGESADIKKGWASVQSIPRTVVFDKKTGTNILQWPVAEIKSLRKSSKKFDKLEVGPGSVVTLEVEKATQMDITAEFEIDKEALKRIGESDVEYSCRTSGGSAQRGELGPFGLLLLADEGRCEQTPVYFYVAKGTDGQLKTFFCTDESRSSLANDVDKRIFGSTVPVIKGEKLSMRILVDHSIIESFAQGGRTCITSRVYPTKAIYGAAQLYVFNNATSASITASIQTWAMKSAYIRPYSSHQES, translated from the exons ATGGCAGACCCCAACCCTGCCCGCACCTTCGCCGATCCGGAGGACCCCATCATCGCCGCCACCGTCCCTGACCATTACACCCCGCTCTTGGATGTAGACCCACCAGCTGGAGAAAATTCCCGGCTACCCTTGAAGGGATTCTTGGTCATCTTATCTGGGTTGGTCTTGGTTGGGTTGTTAATGGCTTTAATCGGTGAGAATGGGCCCAGTGTATCACAAGATTCACAACAAAATGATTTGACATTGAATGCACCAGCGGAGTCTACGAATATATCTGCGCAGTTTTTGGAGCCAGCGTCACGAGGGCCATCGGCGGGCGTGTCAGAGAAGTCATTCCGGCTACATTCCGGCGTGAGAGCTCCGTTTCCGTGGAGCAACACCATGCTAACTTGGCAAAGAACGGGTTATCATTTTCAACCAGAAAAGAATTGGATGAACG ATCCCAACG GTCCAATGTTCTATGGTGGATGGTATCACTTCTTCTACCAGTACAACCCAGATGCTGCAGTGTGGGGCAACATAGTGTGGGGCCATGCCGTGTCAAAGGACCTCATAGAGTGGCTTCATCTCCCTTTGGCCATGGTGGCTGATCAGTGGTATGACACCAATGGTGTGTGGACTGGCTCTGCAACCCTTCTCTCTGATGGGCAAGTGATCATGCTCTACACTGGTGCCACCAATGAGTCGGTGCAGGTCCAGAACCTGGCATACCCTGCTGACTTGTCTGATCCACTCCTTGTGGACTGGGTCAAGTACCCAGGTAACCCAGTGCTTGTTCCCCCACCAGGCATCGATGACAAGGACTTTCGTGACCCTACAACAGCCTGGTATTGGCCCGATGGAAAATGGAGGATTGCTATCGGCTCTAAAGTTAACAAAACTGGCATTTCTTTAGTTTATAATACTGAGGACTTCAAGAAGTATGAGCTCATAGAAGGGGTTCTTCATGCTGTCCCTGGCACCGGCATGTGGGAGTGTGTGGACCTCTACCCTGTATCATTGAAGGAAGATAATGGGTTGGACACTTCCTTTAATGGCCCGGGAGTCAAGCATGTGCTCAAGGCTAGCCTTGATGATGACAAGAATGATTACTATGCCATTGGGACTTATTCGCTGGAGTCAGGTAATTGGACTCCAGATAATCCCAATTTGGATGTTGGTATTGGCCTGAGGTATGATTATGGCAAGTTCTATGCTTCCAAGACGTtctatgatcaaaacaagcagAGGAGAATATTGTGGGGTTGGATTGGAGAAACTGATGGCGAATCTGCTGATATCAAGAAGGGATGGGCATCTGTTCAG AGCATTCCAAGGACGGTGGTCTTCGACAAGAAGACTGGTACCAATATACTTCAGTGGCCAGTGGCGGAGATCAAGAGTTTGAGAAAGAGTAGCAAAAAATTTGACAAACTAGAGGTTGGACCAGGATCAGTTGTGACACTAGAAGTGGAGAAAGCCACACAg ATGGACATTACTGCTGAGTTCGAGATTGATAAAGAGGCTTTGAAGAGAATAGGTGAAAGCGATGTGGAGTACAGCTGCCGCACAAGTGGTGGATCTGCTCAACGGGGTGAACTGGGACCATTTGGCCTTCTGCTCCTCGCCGACGAGGGCCGTTGTGAGCAGACTCCTGTGTACTTCTATGTTGCCAAAGGCACTGATGGCCAGCTGAAGACTTTCTTCTGTACTGATGAGTCAAG GTCTTCTCTAGCAAATGATGTCGATAAACGAATTTTTGGGAGCACAGTTCCAGTAATCAAAGGAGAAAAGTTATCCATGAGGATACTG GTGGATCATTCCATAATAGAAAGCTTTGCGCAAGGTGGAAGGACATGCATCACATCCCGGGTGTATCCAACCAAGGCGATCTATGGAGCAGCTCAGCTCTATGTCTTCAACAATGCTACCTCAGCCAGCATCACTGCCTCAATCCAGACATGGGCAATGAAGTCTGCATACATCCGCCCCTACTCATCCCATCAGGAGTCCTAA